The DNA region ACGCTGGTCATGGCGTACGCCGGGGCCGCGCTGCCGCTGCTGCTGCTCTTCTCGATCGCGCGCAGCGGGGTGGCGCGGGTGGCGAGCAGCGAACTGGTCGCGGAGGAGATCGTCCGCACGCTGGTGGGGAGCATCGGGCTGGTGGCGTCCGTGCCGCTGACGACGGCGCTGGCGGCGCTCGTGGTGAGCGCGGACCGGCGGTCCCCCGCGGCGGCGGGCGCGACGGGGGCACGGGCGGCGGTGGCGGGTGCGGGGTCCGCCGGCGCGGGATCGGCGAACGCGGGGTCGACGGGTGCGCCCGCGGCGGGCGGCGGCGGTGGGAGCCACCGCCGCCGCAAGTGAGCTTCGGGGCCGGGGCCCGTCACCAGTCGCGCTTGGACCCCGAGCCCCCGGAGAAGCGCTTGACCACCAGGACCAGCGCGCCGACGAGGATCACGAAGACGATGACCTTGAAGAGCAGGCCGACCACGATGCTGATCAGGCTCGCGACGATCCCGCCGAAGATGACCAGCGCGATGACCGGGATGCCGATCCACTTCACCCACCAGGGCAGGTTCTTCAGCAGCTTGTCCATGACGCTCGTACGCTCCTATGTCACTGCGCGGGTCCCGCGGCGCGGTGTGCGCCACGAATCCTTCACGTACTGACGACTGTAGAGCCATCATCCCCGCCCGCGGGGGCCTGCGGGACCGGAGAGGACCCTGATCCGGCCCCTAGGGTCCGCAGGGGCCGGCGGGCCCGGACGAATCGGGGGCCGGGGGTCCGGCGGGGGTCCGGCGGGGGTCAGGCGGGGGTCAGGCGGGGGTCAGGGCTCCGGCGGGGAGAAGACCACCAGGACCCTGAGATCCTCGGTGATGTGGTGGAAGCGGTGCGGCGTCCGGGCCGGCACATGGACGACGCTGCCGCGGGCGACGGTCGTGGTCTCCTCACCGACC from Actinacidiphila sp. DG2A-62 includes:
- a CDS encoding DUF5326 family protein, translating into MDKLLKNLPWWVKWIGIPVIALVIFGGIVASLISIVVGLLFKVIVFVILVGALVLVVKRFSGGSGSKRDW